The genomic DNA AGAACTATTGTGGACGGTGATAAAATATAGTGAATTCAACTGTTATTTGTAATGCAAAATTGCTAATTTTGGTATCCCCATGACCctttaatttaaacaaaaaacaaatgataATCAAACACAAATCTACCTTGGCTTCCCATACCTCGTCTACTCTGGCCTAGAGCATTATTACCATCTATacaacaaatttaatatatgaaaaattaattaaacaaaaccATTTCATTGTTCTCCTCAAAACACAATGATctcaaatattaatatatatatgctaagaattacaaaacaaatttttcttctttctccacAATTCTCACTCTTTTTGCAGATCTGAGCACATTGACCTGTTTGAAGGTATAACATGTTAATTAAGAAAAGGAAAACATCATAGGCCACATAATATGTGTAAATATCATATgataaatcaaaacaagaaagataaaattgtattttatacGAGGACAAATTACACATTACTTGATCCTCGGTGATTTCCACTGTAAAACCATCAACAATAGCAAAAGAAGATATCTTCTTGTAGCTTCCTGGCTCTAGAGTGCTTGCTAAAAGCTCATCATGCTTTCTACTAAGGTACAAATCAAGCTTATTTGCCCCACTCTTGgttctaattaaaaaatttagcaCAACATAAATGTTTAAAAGTAATGTTAATTAATCGCATATTGttacaaataataaaacaaagacATGATGAAGACATACCGATTAGTTCGAAGTCGCTCGTATTCTTGATCATAGATCAGAAAGACAAAGTACAATTCACTTTTGGTGCTTCCCATTAAGAAtgaatctttcttttttttcttttcttgttaaTTTGATTGGAGAACGATGTTTGCAATGGATGTCTTGTGCTCCATCCACTAGCTAGCTATTTATACACAAAAGGTTCAATGACTTTCCGAACAGCAACAATAATAGAGAAGAATAATAGTAGGCCCACATTGGtttcattggttttttttttttttacctttcaaTCTGACCAACCACATAGACTAGTTTATTGaaatattgagatttttttaagaGGTTTTGATgtctcttatatatatatatatatattctcccATACAAAATAACCTGAAATTTGGTCTCTTAGCTCATGACCAATCAtggcatttatattttttaggatCAACTAAATGTAAATTGAAATTACAGTTTATCTAATACTCTCTCTtttctatttaatttatcagttttttatgatttttttctatttatctCTCATTTTTAACTTATCAATTCTTTTACACTtattataatgaaaatgatttggagAGTAAAAAAGTAAGagtatatttaaaatttactaGCAAGTGTTGTTGACCGTTTCAACATTGTTGCAGTGTAAATGGACAATATAGTTAGTTACTTGAACAGAAACGGGACCAGGATCATTAGTTCACTACCATGATACGgtaacaacacaatcatgtgGTTAGTTTTCACATAGCTCGTTGTTTGGTCAATTGTTTCTACTTGTCACTTTAGTATAGTACACATTAATAACCAACAAATACCAGCTTCATCAAAACAGGAAATTTGCACATAGCTGAAACTAAAACAAATCTTTGGGTGGTTTAGCTTGGGTTTCAagttcagtaaaaaaaaaaaaattaggttccAAGTCATGATACCAAATTTATAAGCCTTAAAATTGACTGACTGAACAAAACAGATAAATTCATAAAGTAAAACATTTTAActcttttgtatttttagggAAAATATTTGAACTCTTTATTTACCAAGTGTATGACTGTCATTCTCATAAATaggaaaaacatatttttgaagtttaaaaaaaaaatggaggcCTAAAACAAGGATTTGGATCACCCTGTCTAAGTTTTCCCTATATAAATAATATGTGCTAAAAGGTTATACTATTGCTTCATATCTTACAAGTAGCCTAAATAGATCAAATCCCTTCTATATGTACCCTACTCTCTCTTGTCAACGATGCAGACCATAATAAGCCCAGAGCACCAAATAATATAaatactattactttttccaccccaCCAATTTCAACacccctattttattttattgctcaTTAGGTTTCtggattctataatccgaaaCGAGTTTTCCCCATGTTTTATGGtgtaaaaatgagtttttaaccagttcggattttataatcaaaACACCCCAAAAAATTGGATGCGTTCCTTGCTTTTTTCACATTAAAAAATCCTAACATCTCCTAAAAACTcttattcatgaaaaaaaaaaaaaaaaacttgaattatataatctggagTGTATCAACATAAGTTATGAGCATATATGTAATGTGGATAGTCAGTTGAAGGACCATAATAATCTTCTTAACCCAAAGCCTTCTGTTCTAGATCATTGTTAGTTGTTTCTAGTCGAAAATTCAGTTTTCGGGCTACTTGATCATATTGCTCCGAAACTTTTCCAAAaatcagaaggaaaaaaaaatcaaggatgaAAACTCCCATAGAAGTCACTTCTTACGAGACTTCGCCctctcaaaatccaaaaatccatCATTTagactcatttaaaaaaaaaaaatcatattctcaaaaaaaatcCGAACAAATTTGCgttagttttatttgttttttagaattttttttgtggtatttttttttatttgacatgttttatcattttactctttttttttcaaacgcGAAATTTGCAACTGCTGAAATGAGAGAGATTCTGATTGCGACTTATATAAgcatatttcaaattatataatccgaatacATCCAAATTGTGTtgggattatataatccgaactgcatggacattttttgttaaaaaaaattatagcgcGCAAGATATAAATAAGGTGAGAAAAGTAATACTCTAATGTGAAATAAGTGACTTGGGTCCAAAGCCCAAATCTCCAATCAACGTGATTTTCTTTCCCTCCTCATGTCTCACgcaattcaaattttcaattttgtcctCGAATTTGAGAAAGTAAACCATAAAAATCAGGGGCGAATGGCTTCAAGTGAATGGGGTAGCATTGGCTaccccaaaagaaaaaaaaaagcttgaataattaatatagttttgTATGTAGCTACCCCATTAATATATTACTTGGCTACTCCAAACAATTTTGTTGGTTAAAAAGAGACGatcttaataaaatattaataatttatttagtttaatgtcaagtatatatataaatttgacttcttaaaactTGATAAAActcaacttttataaataattattgttagaTTATAGTTTCTTCGTTGTCGTTTCattaattataagtaaaaattattgtaaatttattttactcattgattaagtttaatatattagtttttaaaatatattttatttcttctttaaattTGACCTCCTCATAAAAATTGTGCTAGCTTCGCCACTGATAAAAATACGGTTTAGTATTTTAGAATCTGAACTAAACCACTATAGCAAATGTTCTAGGTATCTTCCCATCACTTCTACATTTTCGTTTTCAAACCtaaaaacttaataaaataaaataaaataaataaaaaaacattagaaCTGAATCTCACTTAAGTTgtattatttttcaacttaagttgctcaaatccaacaacaattcataagtTTACAGCTGCTACATGAAATGTTCGTACACATTTTctcaaatatttgatatttgatttatgtttattttcttttctttatttttagtttgGCTCGGATTCTAGAAACTGAAATATGTTGTTCATCATTTTGATTTCTAAAATCCATAATGTATTTAGAGATTGCGAATTGCTAATTTCTCTATGGTTTTCTCATTGTTTCAAATATGCAGGGGGCGTCcttgagggggtgcaaacagctcaaacgaGTTGAGCCTCCCTCAAGGATGAgcctcaattttattttattttatacccagtataatatatatcctccaataaaaaaataaattatttcattcCCTCACAAAAGTTGAAACGCATTTCCTCCTCTCATCATCGATTTTCTTCCTTTCCATCACTGATTCACAACCACCATCACTGATCAATCATCAACTGATTCACACCATCagctttccttcttcttctttcttcttcaccaaaTCATCACTGATTCTCAACTCTCAAGTTTCAATCAGTTTTCCCCTTTCCAAAACAACATTGTTTGGTAAGTAAATAAACTCTCTTTCATTAATttgaatgttgaaattgttaaaaTAGAGATTGATAGAGAtttgttgaatgttgaaaacaacattgtttcaattttcaatcgGTTTTCCCCTTTCCAAAACAACACTGtttgttgaatgttgaaatTGCTAAAATAGAGATTGATAAAGATTGATAGAGATTTGGTTGATTATTAACCGAAATAGTAATAATTGATTTCTGCATATTTATTGTTTTGggaatttttgttaaaattattcaaatttcagtgtataattgaatttatatatcatatatgttgctaattactaattatgtttttattttattttatggttcaATCTCGTTTTGGTGTGAATGAAGACTCGTTTTGAAGGTATTCGCATAAACtcgttttatattatttattgtattatttatttcttatgtttacggacttcatttttaatttaaacaggGCTGCGATTTTTTTGCTGTTGCTGCGACTGCTTGGCTTCTGCATTGCCAGCTTTGtgggttttttgttgttgttgtgaccgcttggttgttgttgtgctgCCAGCTTTGTGCGCGCATGGCTTTTGGTGGTTTTGTGTATGTTTCATTTTCTGTCCTCTTGTTTTAGCCTTTTAGGATTATTAGAATTAGTTCctcttgattttggtgttaggtgggggttTCTCATGTATTcggtagtcattttcacctttggatgtaccgcatatatacggtaccttgtatttatcttttaaaaaatataaatagaacattgttcttttaaaaaaatacgttttaatTTTATCACTAACCTCTTTTCATTCCCAGAGCCGAGCCTTCGAATTCTCAGGGACGGCCCTGCAAATATGAACACACATGTCGCTCGACGTAGGGGTAACAAATGAGAAGGGGTGCGCGTGAGAAGGATTTAGTGGGGGGTGGACTtgcaaatatgcaattttttctCTTCAGTCTTCAGTGGTGTACGTTATAACTAAATATGCATAGCTACGATTTTGATTGGTAATACTGGCAGATCCATATCAAACAAACATTGGATATGCATTGTTGGATGATGATCTTATGGCCGAAAACCCAATAGAACGGCAAATACATCACTTAAATGGTGTTTCTGCTCACAAGAACATTGAAATCCACTGTTGCAACTTATGCAACCTAAATTTTGAAGTATGCTATAAGGAGTTCCAGTCTCTTGATAATAAGGGACTTAAGTCAGAAATGAGGACGATATATACCATCTATGCAATCTCGAGTGACATCCATCTATGCAATCTCTTGACTTTATTCttagcttatatatatatataagcgaCACATTTCAGCTTCACTTTATTCTGAGCCTACCAGACAGAGCATATTAACGAGGAATTAATGGTATAGATTATGTAAGAGGATGGTTTAGGAATCAAGTGACTTAATAGATCATAGGGTTATATATGATGAGGATCAACAAAATAAGATGCGTATTACGTTGAGAAAGATTAAAAGAGCACGAGAAATGGGAAAAATTATGTTCATGTAGCATCTATCCAAGTGGTGCATGTATATATAGCAATGGAATTCTTGTATTACTTACTACATTCTCAAAGAAAGCAGATtgtcttaagtaaaaaaaattgggtaatGTTCCATCGACATTCTTTTCTCCATACATACAGTGTACCACCTTTATATGAGTGTGCGAGAGACCACATAGATACGTGTCACAATTGTGTATAGATGTACAAATGGTACATGCCACCTAAGGGTGTCAATTTATCATTGCTCAAAAAATTTGATCCATTTATGCGGTAAATATATCCGTAATTGCTGAATCGAGATCAAACAACATAGACTTTATCGtaagttttaatttattttttaaaaaagtttaaattttagAGTGTTCGATCTCAATCGAACAACCACAAATGCGTTGACAATGTGAATGGCTCAATTTTCATTCTCGaccaatttaaataatttaaaacttgattaataaaaaaactgtTTCCGACATTTGTCAaacgaaaattgtttttaaaaattaattttatgatcTAGATTGTGTGTGTTTATGATGATTTTCTTTTAGCAAGTCACTTGATAAGATGTGTCTTTCTTTATTTATGTCATGATGGACTctacctattttattttaaccttTAGCTGCCAGCAAAGAAGGCAACTTGTCTATGATCAATATATAAGATAGATATTGATACTTTCTAACATTTTCACTTAAAAGATAAATCAAGAAGTGTAACATTTAAAAAAGGACTACTCATAATTAGAGGTGTCGAATGGGTTGGCTCAATCCAGCCTGGACTCGAGAGGTCCGACTATATAAATGGTCAGTATGGCCCAACCCAATTATAGTTGGGTCGTAGACAGGGGCGGATCTGAACTCAAAATATTGGGGAGACACAATTTTTTCGcggtcaaataattaaataaaatatacacatAAGTACCGAGCGTGAGTTAATTGCCATTTGTAGCGAGTGATAATTAACTTGCATTGGGGTtattaggataaattttgggtGTAAATGAGCAATTTTAAAAGTGAgaagattaattttaaataacatgTGCAGATATAAGGCCAAGCCCAtaacaacaaacacacataGCCCTAAATATTTGATACTCGTAGTCACATTAACACAGACGCTGCACTACTTTCCTTTTTGCTTCTTTCTTCTTACGGTTCCAtggtttcttcatctttttcctttCTTACCATGGTTTCTACATATgatttcttcttcctttctaCTTGAACTCCGCTTGTGATTGATGGGTTTACTTTAAGTTTATTATTTCAGttcattttcttcatatatgtaaaaaaaattagaaaaaatctTCATATATGGAGAAAAAATCAGTCTGGGCTGGTGTGGCACTTGCCACACCAGGACCTGTTCAGGTCCACCCCTGGTCGTAGATTATAGAGTCCGACCCGACCTATGTGGGTcatgggccagcccggcccTGCCCGTTTACTTTTTatccttttaaaatttattcactctTTCTTATGTATTTTTTGTATATTAGCCACTTACCactatttttttgctaaaatatgattggatggacataagtgcaaataattttgacattaacattgaatattaatgaaactctagattattcattcaattaaatcaaattaataatttataaactttaagctaaattcattcatttttattaactttatttatttaaatatttttttattaataaattttaaaatagttgataacttttttcaaaaaatatactattttttcaacaaaaatcaaattaaatagtaATAATGGGCCGACCCAAAGCCCGATGAGCCAGCCCGGCCCGGTCCATCCCCATTTTTGTATGGGCCAAAAAAGCTAGAGTGTACTTTTGGGCTAGTTTTTAAGGCCCGTCCCATTAACCCAACCCATTTTTGACAACTCTACTCATAATAAGTAAGTTAGGGATTGAACCACGTGGAAAATCCATTGCACCGCCATCCGGTCtctaaacatgttttttttttaaggaggtctCTAAACATGTTTAACAAATACTTGAAAAATGTAGACAATATGATTTGTAAATACTAGTTAGGGTTGAACTAATTTGACATAGAAAGAGATTTCCAAATTTATAGTTTAAAACACTTTAGATAGTTTGTTTTAAGTTATCTTTGTAGATTTTTGTGAGTAAAATGgtagaaatatatatcatatgttTATTACAAGTTTACTATAAAAAGGATGAGAATAAAGTTTCAAcaaagatggaaataattatTCCTTCCAATGTCTTCCATTTCTTCTACTTGCTAGCTCTTTTTTCCCAAAACTCTCCCTTGCCCTCCCACCAAACTTCTAAACAAAGCCTTGGTGTTTTATAAGCTCTCATACAATCAAATACACGATCTGACTGGAATTTTGCTGATCTCACTTTCAAGTTTGCTCTCATATATCGAGAGAATATCAAAATATCCCACGGCAGTCGACTATCAGTGGACAAATGATGCTGGATAGCAAgcagcagttaactaccgccgaagatattttgatatttttgcgGTGTGTGAagagcaaaaataaaaatgagctGAGCAGCTTTTATTTGACCGACTTTCCTTATGGGCCTTGTTTCGCAGCGTGGTGGCCTTTTTTGGCTTTGTCCTTGCttagtgtaacgccctctctaattatttgaatatttttaatgagtttagaatacacttatatgatttgtataatttatatgatttattttgatgagtgatattttgttatgatatatgttggtatttattagtataacgtatatgttatttggtttagaaatataaatgttatttgatttaaaaatataaatgttatttgatttagaaatatatatgttatttggtttagaaatataaatgttatttgatttaaaaatataaatgttatttgttataaaaatacatatgatttgttgtagaaataaatgtgatttgttatagaaataaatgttatttgttgtagaaatacacatgatttgttatagaaataaatgttatttggtgtagaaatacacatgatttgttgtagaaatatatgttaatttgtgtagagatatatgttattttgtgtagaaatatatgttatctggtgtagaaatatatttcttatttggtgtagaaatatatatatgttatagaaatatatttgttatagagatataattgttatttgttgtataaatattttatatatatattagaatagaatattgagattttggtaggcaatctaatatatttttgtactgaataatatatttttgtacttaatatgatatattttggtactcaattgatatatttaattactagatctaataggtgcattacttgtttccaaagtttctcacttattagttgtaaattatcctataaatagagaactcacacagtgcattctacacaccgaaattcacagttgatacttcctgtgcttttcttctcttctccctcttttgacttgtgttgacgagtctttcttctttttctactcctttctgtcccttcggaattaaaagtgttcttaagactataatctctcttcggtttaatatccttttagataagagaaagcagtagagtccttcgtcaatcaatccaaaggtaagggtgagactaactttgcaattctattaagtatgtgaatcaatggttaggtttaacatgatgtaggatgagtttttgaggaattgaaaagtaggttaaaattgtagaattaatgaataaacggtggaaatttgttaaaaaaatgtagaaactgtccttagaccttagataatgattaagatgatttgatgatatttataatgttatataattagatatatattgcatgaattatgtttaatgattgagatgttgatgacgtgcatttgtaattgttatatatgatgattatcattattgattgatgctattttgttgttgtgatgaatatgatttactttgatgatatgattaatgagagaatattatatactgtgaattaatgattaaatgcattacttgaaatattattgaatgatcaagatgttgaaatgaattgttattaagcttgatatgaattgattatgctgcaattgttgttaaactaagttgcatgagttgttgttgattatcatttgatattgttatatcttgagatgtttacgtgtcgcctatgttgctattgttggttatgtgaaatatttatatgacttatgtggaagatatatgatgtttaagttgttgatactttatattaatattgttatgttgtgaattgcttgtgctgtttctgttgctgttatgaactgctaagttgtttataatgtgatttaatgattaaatgcattactcgaaatattattgaattatattaggagctttgtcctccgcacgattattagtatgaataagttgatgatgaactccaaattattggatgtataagtgataagttgattaaggtgtcttgtcgatagagtccatgcattagcattcattgagctttgtcctcaccacgactaggagctttgtcctccgcacgattaggagctttgtcctccgcacgattaaagtatattaatacttatgatgacgattggtaccacatgcatataagtgtctaagttgcattgtcgcatttgtcaagtcaaagtcgttgttgatgaattatcatccatgagttgttaagttgtcgatgaattatcatctatgagttgtcgagttgtcttctacccatgtgttgttaaagaagtacctacgaagattatacgatgtgaattatatgatgttgactaaaatattgctatgttgtttaacatgttgattatgatactgttatgttgctacgttgtttaagatattgattatgatattgttacgttgctatgttgtttaagatattgattatgatattgttatattgttatgttgttatgatgttgtatatgatactgattataatgttatgatattgtttatgatgttgattatatgatgttattatgatgctatatgttgtgatgtatataagtgttattattaagtgatgaatatgttgttctatatatgattaatattattaagtgaatattatgttatgttattgatgatgatcgaatgttgtgattacttggtaattgtttatcaaagatgctatggtgtttaagatgatattgtttaagatgattatgtttaagatgtttatgttgaagatttatgatgttgattttggtgttagtatgtgttgattatatttttataagatgatgaatatgttgttattataagaagatgaatatgttgttgttatattattatattatgaagagatgatgtatatataattattattattaagtgaatatcatgctatgttgttgttatattattatattatgacgagatgatgtatatataattattattattattaaatgaatatcatgctatgttgttgttatattattatattatgacgagatgatgtatatataattattaagtgaatatcatgttacgttgtggttatattattataagaagatgtttatgttatgatgtagataattattactattaataagagatgattatattctgttgttttaaagttattagtgatgatgatatctatgagttgttaagtgtacttgatgatgtttatgttaaattgataagttgtcttttattaatgaattgataatgagatgtttgatgaataattattattatgaattaatgatgttgttatgttgtatatgaattaggattaagatgttgtcatgctatatatgaactatgactatgatgtgatgatctatgtttgttacgatttggataatatgtgttaaatgataattagaagttggttgaactattaagaattattacatgaagaattattattactaatagatgaagttatttatgttgttaaatataattattgaattatatgcttgatattattgttttgtgaaatctcaccccttctgcttgaaaatgttgctcttcgtatgagtaacttgcaggtattaatgattagtaggagtggtggctcaagtgtctctaggtgctctgatacgtaacgggatgagaactttgttattgctttctattccttacgtattgtttttgaagaattatgactatctttttagaatggatttttatgacataattgtaaagaggccttagtgccaaagactggttttagttattgaataaattccgctgcgaagtattaaagattttgttattgaattttaaaggataaatagttatttattcagtttatgattttatgaaaagaagtgtagcattccgtttacgtgaataactttgattattaaatgaaatttttatgttgggaaaacggggtgttacaattggtatcagagcaggtcggtccgtccaagtagttgagtcgtgtcgagtttagtaacagttgtattactgtctttatgttgtttgattgattgttgttgtgtttctgattaatagtt from Medicago truncatula cultivar Jemalong A17 chromosome 8, MtrunA17r5.0-ANR, whole genome shotgun sequence includes the following:
- the LOC25502175 gene encoding subtilisin-like protease SBT2.5 — translated: MGSTKSELYFVFLIYDQEYERLRTNRTKSGANKLDLYLSRKHDELLASTLEPGSYKKISSFAIVDGFTVEITEDQVNVLRSAKRVRIVEKEEKFVL